One stretch of Clostridium sp. Marseille-P299 DNA includes these proteins:
- the ispD gene encoding 2-C-methyl-D-erythritol 4-phosphate cytidylyltransferase, whose product MKNEKVSAIILAAGQGTRMNTTTPKQYMELLGKPMLYYSLHAFENSVVDEVVLVVGNGEEEYCKSEIVEKYGFHKVTKIVTGGSERYLSVFEGLKALTDSKYVLIHDGARPLITVELISKIVAKVKESFACILAVPSKDTIKLVNSNKEVLMTPERKYVYNVQTPQAFSYRVLMDAYQEILKRTDIIVTDDAMVVETCTDIPIKIVESSYQNIKITTPEDISIAEVFLRKKM is encoded by the coding sequence ATGAAAAATGAGAAAGTAAGTGCAATTATTCTTGCTGCTGGTCAAGGAACAAGAATGAATACCACTACACCAAAACAATATATGGAGTTATTGGGGAAACCTATGCTTTATTATTCTCTGCATGCATTTGAAAATAGTGTTGTAGACGAAGTGGTATTAGTGGTTGGGAATGGTGAAGAGGAGTACTGTAAATCTGAAATTGTAGAAAAATATGGTTTTCATAAAGTTACTAAAATCGTAACTGGCGGATCGGAACGTTATTTGTCCGTATTTGAGGGATTGAAAGCATTAACAGATAGTAAATATGTTTTAATACACGATGGAGCAAGGCCGTTAATTACAGTTGAGCTTATATCAAAAATAGTTGCGAAAGTAAAAGAATCATTTGCATGTATACTTGCTGTACCATCAAAAGATACGATAAAACTTGTGAACTCCAATAAAGAAGTATTGATGACTCCAGAAAGAAAGTATGTCTACAATGTTCAAACACCACAGGCATTCTCTTATAGGGTACTTATGGATGCGTATCAAGAGATATTAAAGAGAACAGATATTATAGTTACAGACGATGCTATGGTAGTTGAAACATGTACTGATATACCTATTAAAATCGTTGAAAGTAGCTATCAAAATATAAAGATAACTACGCCTGAAGATATAAGCATTGCTGAGGTTTTTCTTCGTAAAAAAATGTAA